Proteins encoded by one window of Rutidosis leptorrhynchoides isolate AG116_Rl617_1_P2 chromosome 7, CSIRO_AGI_Rlap_v1, whole genome shotgun sequence:
- the LOC139858986 gene encoding uncharacterized protein: protein MSRPEVVFEKTFRFLLVDIVHPHRTGTQIEIELLKDSTLQEIDKLLQRNSSSLRSFSSMPCPSNHTRNISENHLIIDELSYYKSSLTNEHSDFITKLTSEQKEAYDQIIKAVDHGKGGVFFLYGYDGTGKTFLWISAALRRKGEIVLNVVSSGIAALLLFGSRTAHSHFHIPLHPTDESFCSISPSSKLGELIRRKKLFIWDEAPMVNKMCDEALDHSMRDICRQSNPDSMDTLFGGKTVVFGVNMRLCGIETDANTRSFAQWILDIGNGDVGESEDRVFDIEIPQDF, encoded by the exons ATGAGTCGACCTGAAGTTGTATTTGAGAAAACATTTCGATTTTTGTTGGTGGATATCGTTCATCCTCACAGAACAG GGACACAAATTGAGATTGAACTATTAAAAGATTCGACTTTACAAGAGATTGACAAACTACTTCAACGCAATAGTAGTTCATTGAGAAGTTTTAGTTCAATGCCATGCCCATCGAATCATACAagaaatatttcagaaaaccatcttATTATAGATGAGCTATCCTACTACAAAAGTTCACTTACAAATGAACATtcagatttcattacaaagttgacATCTGAACAAAAGGAGGCATACGATCAGATAATAAAAGCGGTAGATCACGGCAAAGGAGGTGTGTTCTTTTTGTACGGTTATGATGGTACTGGAAAAACCTTCCTTTGGATCTCAGCTGCATTGCGCAGAAAAGGAGAAATTGTTTTAAATGTTGTGTCAAGTGGGATAGCAGCTTTGCTTTTATTCGGAAGTCGGACGGCGCATTCACATTTTCACATACCGCTTCATCCTACGGATGAGTCATTTTGTTCTATTTCTCCAAGCAGCAAATTGGGTGAGCTTATTCGGAGAAAAAAACTGTTTATTTGGGATGAGGCACCGATGGTTAACAAGATGTGCGATGAAGCACTGGATCATTCTATGCGTGATATATGTCGTCAATCCAATCCTGACAGTATGGATACTCTCTTTGGGGGTAAAACAGTTGTGTTTGGTG ttaacatgagattatgtggTATTGAAACTGATGCAAATACTAGAAGTTTTGCTCAATGGATACTTGACATAGGCAACGGTGATGTCGGTGAATCTGAAGACAGAGTTTTTGATATTGAAATTCCACAAGAtttttga